A genomic segment from Arcobacter acticola encodes:
- a CDS encoding GGDEF domain-containing protein, whose translation MEENKELREKAYEIIKRKGEFFSLKFQHSDLKTLLHELDVYQAELEAQNEELRNKELALINANVKNQKLFNEAPFPYLLLDNSLVIIEANFLAQDFFNFTKSKKSTVLFSTYIKQGEMKKFLNWIVSNEYKNNYLELDLVNFNKKSNRFRLYLKDYEKGKEGYLLSLRDVQKEVDLAEDLNKKNLLLNEITQNQENMIIVYDNEYNLLFLNDKFLEFYASKDISDFRIKYDSIDCTFIKNEGFFSVDTKINLHWTDMMINSEQKNNLILINEKKSDEVKAFIVSISRSKTDHIICSLSEVTDISLEKRKLEKRVFYDELTQIYNRAKFNDFLNTEFSFFKRQSLDLSIVMFDIDFFKDINDNFGHDVGDEVLKYLSDIVAKRLRESDIFARWGGEEFIILLKACSKEDACNFAQNLRSNIEDAIFPNEIKITCSFGVTATLPDDSIKTFLKRVDELLYESKRNGRNQVTC comes from the coding sequence ATGGAAGAAAATAAAGAATTAAGAGAAAAAGCTTATGAAATAATAAAAAGAAAAGGCGAATTCTTTTCCTTAAAATTTCAACATAGTGATTTAAAAACTCTTCTTCATGAATTGGATGTTTATCAAGCTGAACTTGAGGCTCAAAATGAAGAGTTAAGAAATAAAGAACTAGCTTTAATAAATGCAAATGTAAAGAATCAAAAGTTATTTAATGAAGCTCCATTTCCTTATTTATTATTAGATAATAGTTTAGTAATAATAGAAGCAAATTTTTTAGCGCAAGATTTCTTTAATTTTACAAAATCAAAAAAATCAACGGTACTTTTCTCTACTTATATAAAACAAGGAGAAATGAAAAAGTTTTTGAATTGGATAGTTTCAAATGAATACAAAAACAATTATTTGGAACTTGATTTAGTTAATTTTAATAAAAAATCAAATAGATTTAGACTTTATTTGAAAGATTATGAAAAAGGAAAAGAGGGATATTTATTATCGCTTAGAGATGTTCAAAAAGAGGTAGATTTAGCAGAAGATTTAAATAAAAAAAATCTTTTATTAAATGAAATAACTCAAAATCAAGAAAATATGATTATAGTTTATGATAATGAATATAATTTATTATTCTTAAATGATAAATTTTTAGAGTTTTATGCTTCAAAAGATATAAGTGATTTTAGAATAAAATATGATTCAATTGATTGTACTTTTATTAAAAATGAGGGTTTCTTTAGTGTAGATACTAAAATAAATCTTCATTGGACAGATATGATGATTAATTCAGAACAAAAAAATAATTTAATACTTATTAATGAAAAAAAATCAGATGAAGTAAAAGCCTTTATTGTGTCAATTTCAAGAAGTAAAACAGATCATATAATATGCTCATTATCTGAAGTTACTGATATTTCATTAGAAAAAAGGAAACTAGAAAAAAGAGTTTTCTATGATGAATTAACACAGATTTATAATCGTGCAAAATTTAATGATTTTTTAAATACAGAATTTTCTTTTTTTAAACGACAATCTTTAGATTTGTCTATTGTAATGTTTGATATTGATTTCTTTAAAGATATAAATGATAACTTTGGTCATGATGTTGGAGATGAAGTATTAAAATATTTATCTGATATTGTTGCTAAGAGATTAAGAGAATCAGATATATTTGCAAGATGGGGCGGAGAAGAGTTTATCATCTTATTAAAAGCATGTAGTAAAGAAGATGCTTGTAATTTTGCTCAAAATTTAAGGTCAAATATAGAAGATGCTATTTTTCCAAATGAAATAAAAATTACATGTAGTTTTGGAGTTACAGCTACTCTTCCAGATGATAGTATAAAAACATTTCTTAAAAGAGTAGATGAATTACTTTATGAATCGAAAAGAAATGGTAGGAATCAAGTGACATGTTAG
- a CDS encoding CheR family methyltransferase translates to MGGVIIEANTMYICPPNKNIVVDEDKILLLETKEISYGPKPSVNLLFESIANAKKNKSIGIILSGTGSDGSRGIRAIKSEDGFTIAQQPMNAKYDGMPNSAINTGNIDLILDTEVMITEIIEILNYRGKNINQNPIQNQNQVYTSIIKKIYTVKKVDFSLYKNSTIQRRIERRMAALKIVNMSNYYKYLLENAEEADLLFQDILINVTSFFRDEEAFASLKEILKKAIEEKKDKNIRIWIPGCSTGEEPYSIAIILSELLENKVADYKIQIFATDLDESVTSICRKARYPEAAIINVDRNIVKKYFTVKNDEYEVIKPIRDMCIFSRHNIISDPAFMRLDLISCRNMLIYFTTELQDRIFPMFHYALNDTGILFLGKSESIGRYNYQFKFLDKKWKIYQAIFHGQKTPPFPVKLPSEREKARYQYKEVEAAVQPTISDMMTEHIRKHIIPRCIIVNDSFEMVYIKGKNPYLVHPEGEITQNVFKNIHDSLSLELRANLHASQKEKKTIKSNFIKVTINSEVVYVRMLVSPLDNSYTKDLYLICFQEEESIIFEKKEYLNSDEYSGEVEALNLEIAKTKEHLQTVIEELETSNEEMQSLNEELQSSNEELQSSNEELETTNEELQSTNEELQTAYTEMRSMYEERDEENKTTIKLKKELEDISFRIKAIHDVTKVGIIDYHVSNMSDYYIDDNFAKILGYELSDLSHKVDFMTWYESQIHKDDKKIRQQKIEDLLLNKIDSCILDLRVLNKNEEYIWIQCYYIGVKETNSAHVLRFIGTIRDITQEKEKEENNKNKKEMIYTLSAVNLNGIYIYNFEKERITYINEEYTKITGYKLGDLNKKTASDFVELYYPDEVEIMKNHIINVKKLKSNEKTINIKYRFKNKNGNYLTLISKDTILRFDEKNEPIEMIGTFVDISQFMDEKADQSQLDNIIDSLNIEDACNGRK, encoded by the coding sequence ATCGGTGGAGTAATAATTGAAGCAAATACTATGTATATTTGCCCTCCAAATAAAAATATTGTAGTTGATGAAGATAAAATATTACTTCTAGAAACAAAAGAGATAAGTTATGGACCAAAACCATCTGTAAATTTACTTTTTGAATCAATAGCAAATGCTAAAAAAAATAAATCAATAGGAATTATTCTTTCAGGAACTGGAAGTGATGGAAGTAGGGGGATTAGGGCTATTAAATCAGAAGATGGATTTACAATAGCACAACAACCTATGAATGCAAAATATGATGGAATGCCAAATTCTGCAATAAATACTGGAAATATTGACCTTATTTTAGATACTGAAGTTATGATAACTGAAATTATAGAGATTTTGAATTATAGGGGAAAAAATATAAATCAAAATCCTATTCAAAATCAAAATCAAGTTTATACTAGCATTATCAAAAAAATATATACTGTCAAAAAAGTTGACTTTTCATTATATAAAAACTCTACAATTCAAAGAAGAATTGAAAGAAGAATGGCTGCTCTTAAAATAGTTAATATGAGTAATTATTATAAATATCTTTTAGAAAATGCAGAAGAAGCAGATTTACTTTTCCAAGATATTTTGATAAATGTTACATCATTTTTTAGAGATGAGGAGGCTTTTGCTTCATTAAAAGAGATATTAAAAAAAGCCATTGAAGAAAAAAAAGATAAAAACATTAGAATCTGGATTCCTGGATGTAGTACGGGAGAAGAGCCATATTCAATAGCAATAATTCTATCAGAACTTTTGGAGAATAAAGTAGCTGATTATAAAATACAAATATTTGCAACAGATTTAGACGAAAGTGTAACTTCAATTTGTAGAAAAGCTAGATATCCAGAAGCTGCAATTATAAATGTTGATAGAAATATAGTAAAAAAATATTTTACAGTTAAAAATGATGAGTATGAAGTAATAAAACCAATAAGAGATATGTGTATTTTCTCAAGACATAATATTATTTCAGATCCTGCATTTATGAGACTTGATTTAATCTCTTGCAGAAACATGCTTATATACTTTACGACTGAACTTCAAGATAGAATTTTTCCTATGTTTCATTATGCTTTAAATGATACGGGAATACTATTTTTAGGAAAATCTGAATCTATTGGAAGATACAATTATCAATTTAAATTTTTAGATAAAAAATGGAAAATATATCAAGCTATATTTCATGGGCAAAAAACACCTCCATTCCCTGTCAAACTTCCAAGTGAAAGAGAAAAAGCTAGATATCAATATAAAGAAGTGGAAGCAGCTGTTCAGCCTACAATATCTGATATGATGACTGAGCATATAAGAAAACATATTATTCCTAGATGTATTATTGTAAATGATAGTTTTGAAATGGTTTATATTAAAGGAAAAAATCCTTATTTAGTACATCCTGAGGGTGAAATTACTCAAAATGTATTTAAAAATATACATGATTCTTTGAGTCTTGAATTAAGAGCAAATTTGCACGCTTCTCAAAAAGAGAAAAAAACTATAAAAAGTAATTTTATAAAAGTTACAATAAATAGTGAAGTTGTTTATGTAAGAATGCTAGTTTCCCCACTAGATAATTCATATACAAAAGATTTATATTTAATTTGTTTTCAAGAAGAAGAATCAATTATTTTTGAGAAAAAAGAGTATTTAAATTCAGATGAATATAGTGGTGAAGTAGAAGCCTTAAATCTAGAAATAGCAAAAACAAAAGAGCATTTACAAACAGTAATTGAAGAACTTGAAACCTCAAATGAAGAGATGCAAAGTTTAAATGAGGAACTTCAAAGTTCAAATGAGGAACTTCAAAGTTCAAATGAAGAGTTAGAAACTACAAATGAAGAGCTTCAAAGTACAAATGAAGAGCTTCAAACAGCATATACAGAGATGAGGTCTATGTACGAAGAAAGAGATGAAGAAAATAAAACTACTATAAAATTAAAAAAAGAGTTAGAAGATATTTCTTTTAGAATAAAAGCTATTCATGATGTTACAAAAGTTGGAATAATTGATTATCATGTAAGCAATATGTCTGATTATTACATTGATGATAATTTTGCAAAAATTTTAGGGTATGAGTTAAGTGATTTGTCACATAAAGTAGATTTTATGACTTGGTATGAATCTCAAATTCATAAAGATGATAAAAAAATAAGACAGCAAAAAATAGAAGACTTACTTTTAAATAAAATAGACTCTTGTATATTAGATTTAAGAGTATTAAATAAAAATGAAGAGTATATTTGGATTCAGTGTTATTATATAGGTGTAAAAGAGACTAATTCAGCACATGTACTAAGATTTATTGGAACAATAAGAGATATAACTCAAGAGAAAGAAAAAGAAGAAAATAACAAAAACAAAAAAGAGATGATATATACTCTTTCAGCAGTAAACTTAAATGGTATATATATTTATAATTTTGAAAAAGAGAGAATAACTTACATTAATGAAGAATATACAAAAATAACAGGTTATAAATTAGGTGATTTAAATAAAAAAACAGCAAGTGATTTTGTAGAGTTATATTATCCAGATGAAGTGGAAATTATGAAAAATCACATAATTAACGTAAAAAAATTAAAATCAAATGAAAAAACTATAAATATAAAATATAGATTTAAAAACAAAAATGGTAATTATTTAACTTTAATTTCAAAAGATACAATATTGAGATTTGATGAAAAAAATGAACCTATAGAAATGATAGGAACTTTTGTTGATATTAGTCAATTTATGGATGAAAAAGCTGATCAAAGTCAATTAGATAATATCATTGATTCTTTAAACATTGAGGATGCTTGTAATGGAAGAAAATAA
- a CDS encoding IS630 family transposase: MEKINKLEKNDARKVDSNTLQYLRDRAIKLRDSGISNLETAAILGLSKITTSRWYSKYKKDGQKALKVQKTGRPKKSGKRLSDEQEEKIIRMLIDTTPEQLKFKFALWTREAVKQLILRVVDIDMPISTVGDYLAKWQFTSKKPIKRAYERKDSATKAWLEETYPKIKKEAKINNADIWWADETACVSMPSNLKGYAPIGSKIKPILTHTAKKFKVNMISAITNTGKSMFALYDDSIATDNFIDFLEKVIKSNDKKVFMIVDNLRVHHAKLVKAWEEKHKDKIKLFYLPPYSPEFNPDEYLNQDYKSNVHKNGLPKNQKELKENTQNYMENLQKNPQKIANFFQHQSVKYAS, from the coding sequence ATGGAAAAAATAAATAAATTAGAAAAAAATGATGCTAGAAAAGTAGATTCAAATACATTACAGTATCTCAGAGATAGAGCAATTAAATTAAGGGATAGTGGTATAAGTAATCTTGAAACAGCTGCAATATTAGGTTTGTCAAAAATTACAACATCAAGATGGTATAGCAAATATAAAAAAGATGGTCAAAAAGCACTTAAAGTTCAAAAAACTGGTCGTCCTAAAAAGTCTGGTAAGAGACTTAGCGATGAACAAGAGGAAAAAATCATCCGAATGCTTATAGATACAACCCCAGAACAATTAAAGTTTAAGTTTGCTTTGTGGACAAGAGAAGCTGTAAAACAGTTAATTCTAAGAGTAGTAGATATTGATATGCCAATATCAACAGTTGGAGATTATCTTGCAAAATGGCAATTTACTTCGAAAAAACCAATAAAAAGAGCTTATGAAAGAAAAGATAGTGCAACTAAAGCTTGGTTGGAAGAAACATATCCAAAAATCAAAAAAGAAGCAAAAATAAATAATGCTGATATTTGGTGGGCTGATGAGACTGCTTGTGTATCAATGCCATCAAATTTAAAAGGATATGCTCCAATAGGAAGTAAAATAAAACCTATTCTTACTCATACAGCTAAAAAGTTTAAAGTGAATATGATATCAGCCATTACAAATACAGGTAAATCAATGTTTGCATTGTATGATGATTCAATAGCTACAGATAATTTTATAGATTTTTTAGAAAAAGTAATAAAATCAAATGATAAAAAAGTATTTATGATAGTAGATAACCTAAGAGTACATCATGCTAAATTAGTAAAAGCTTGGGAAGAAAAGCATAAAGATAAAATCAAACTCTTTTATCTTCCACCATACTCCCCAGAATTTAATCCTGATGAATATTTGAATCAAGATTATAAGAGTAATGTACATAAAAATGGTCTGCCAAAAAATCAAAAAGAACTAAAAGAAAACACACAAAATTATATGGAGAATTTACAAAAAAATCCACAAAAAATAGCTAACTTTTTTCAACATCAAAGTGTTAAATATGCTAGCTAA
- a CDS encoding chemotaxis protein CheB, whose protein sequence is MKNNDLIYIGIGASAGGLEALQNLVNHIPTNTNFTYIVAQHLSPTYKSLLVELLSKDAPIKIKAAEDGELLLPQ, encoded by the coding sequence ATGAAAAATAATGATTTGATATATATTGGTATTGGTGCAAGTGCAGGAGGACTGGAAGCTTTACAAAATTTAGTTAATCATATTCCTACAAATACTAATTTTACATATATAGTTGCTCAACATCTATCTCCCACATATAAAAGTCTTTTAGTTGAACTATTGTCAAAAGATGCACCTATTAAAATAAAAGCTGCTGAAGATGGTGAATTATTACTCCCCCAATAA
- a CDS encoding glutaminase, which produces MNYQAILEEIEKEIQALFSEGKVADYIPALAKVDPNQFIMSVRLFDGTSFGVGDVNSKFSIQSISKVFTFTLALHQYGRDLYQRVGHEPSGDPFNSLVQLEYENGIPRNPFINAGAIVTTDTLVSIHKKYTFKFILDFIKKVANDDTITYDKDIYKSELENGFKNFALINMIKSYNNIHNKIDTVINTYFKQCSIMMSTSQLAQSMQYIANHGVNPLTNERLISISKAKRTSSLMLTCGHYDASGDFAYKVGLPGKSGVGGGIVAIVPQKMSICVYSPKLNAQGNSLIGTKALELFTSKTGLSIF; this is translated from the coding sequence TTGAACTATCAAGCTATTTTAGAAGAAATAGAAAAGGAAATACAAGCTCTTTTTTCAGAAGGTAAAGTTGCAGATTATATTCCAGCACTTGCAAAAGTAGATCCAAATCAGTTTATTATGTCTGTTCGTTTATTTGATGGAACTTCTTTTGGAGTAGGAGACGTTAATAGTAAGTTTTCTATTCAAAGCATTTCAAAAGTTTTTACATTTACCCTAGCCCTTCATCAATATGGAAGAGATCTTTATCAAAGAGTAGGACATGAACCATCAGGTGATCCTTTTAACTCTTTAGTTCAACTTGAATATGAAAATGGAATTCCTAGAAATCCATTTATAAATGCAGGTGCCATAGTAACCACAGATACCCTAGTTTCAATTCATAAAAAATATACTTTTAAATTTATTTTAGATTTTATAAAAAAAGTTGCAAATGATGACACAATAACTTATGATAAAGATATTTATAAATCAGAATTAGAAAATGGATTTAAAAATTTTGCACTAATAAATATGATAAAAAGCTACAATAATATTCATAATAAAATTGATACAGTTATTAATACTTATTTTAAACAATGCTCTATTATGATGAGTACTTCTCAACTTGCTCAATCTATGCAATACATAGCAAATCATGGTGTTAATCCTCTTACAAATGAAAGATTAATTAGCATATCAAAAGCAAAAAGAACAAGTTCTTTAATGTTAACTTGTGGTCACTATGATGCAAGTGGTGATTTTGCATATAAAGTTGGACTTCCAGGGAAAAGTGGTGTTGGAGGTGGAATTGTGGCTATCGTTCCTCAAAAAATGTCAATATGTGTTTATTCACCCAAATTAAATGCCCAAGGTAATTCACTAATTGGAACAAAGGCATTAGAACTATTTACTTCAAAAACAGGCTTATCAATTTTTTAA